ATCGATAGTTCTCGGTGCGGTCGGTCGGCAAACCCTCACGGTCAAGGTCGACGGGCAGCCGGTTTTGACGCTGCCGGTAACGGTGCGTGCACTGCCGACGGCAGTTGTTGCGCCAACCGACCCCGACGGCGAAGCCGGTTGGTACACCACGACACCCACCGTTACCGTGACGCCCGCCGCACTAACTACGGCGCAGATTCGGTTCAACGGTGGCACGTGGCAGGCGGCCGAAGGCGCCGTTGCTGTACCCGACGGCGAAGACGTCAATGTCGAGGTGCGGGCCGTCGATGCGGGCGGATCGGTCGGTGCCGTGACGACCGTCGCCACACTCGATGTCGACGCGACCGCGCCGACCCTGAGCACAGATGTAACGAACGACGGCGTCACCGCGACCGTGGTAGCGAATGCCACCGATGCGTCGTCGGGGATCGCCGCGATCGAATACCGACTGCCAGGATCCAACACGTGGGTTGCGGAATCGGCCGGTGTGCGCCTCGCGCTGAAGACAACCAAACAGAAAGTCGAAATCCGCGCTATTGATGTCGCGGGCAACGTCTCGCAGGTGTTCACGGTCGCCGTTCCCTTGGCGTCAAAGAACCCGGCGGCCAGTGGATCGGTCTCGGTGGTTGGCATTGTTGCAGTCGGCTCCCAGGTTGTCGCTTACGCCAAGAATTGGGGCTCCGGCACATCGCTGCGCTACCAGTGGTACGCGGACGGAAAGGCGATTGCTGGTGCCACCGGCGACGTGCTGACCATCGCCGCAGCCCACCAGGGCAAGCAACTTAGCGTCACGGTGACCGGCACTGCCGGCGACATGGCGGCCGTTACTAAGACCGCCAAGGCGAGCGCCTGGAAGATCAGCGCGGGCACTGTGAAGATCACGGGCAAGCGCAGGGCGGGCGCGAAGCTCAAGGCGGTCGTCAAGGACTTCGATCCGGCAAAGGTTACGTACACCTATCGCTGGTACGCGGGCGGAAAGGCGATCAAGAAGGCGACCAAGAAGACCTTCAAGGTCAAGAAGGCCCAACGCGGCAAGAAGATCATCGTCAAGGTGACCGCGAAGCGGGCCGGGTTCGCCTCGGTCACCAAGAAGTCGAAGGCCGTGAAGATCAAGAAGTAGCCGGGGGCAGGTGGTGCGGTGCCGAAGGGCGCCGCACCACCCCTCCACCTCGAAATATCAGTGTAGGCGTAAAGGAGCGCAACCATAATGCAGGGAAGAAGAGACTCCCGGGTCGTCAGATCCGGTGCGAGTCGCGGGCTATTCGCCATTGCGGCCGCAGCGTGCGTAGCAGTGACACCGTTGTTGGCGGTGGGAGCGGGCGTGGCCTACGCGGACCCCGCGCCGGTGACTGTTCCCGGCGAAGCGACCACATCACCCGACGGAAAAACCGCGCTGGGGGTAACGGTCGATGATGACGGCAACCTCTACTACGAGGTGGTCGCCCGCGGAGAAAAGCTGGTAAAGAAATCCCAGCTTGGGCTGGACCTATCCGACGTTGGTGTTCTGGGCGATAACTCGGAAGTGACCGCCGTGAGCGATCCGACGACAACGGACGAAACGTGGGAATCGTACGCAGGCACCGACAAGGAGGTGCGGAACTACTACACGGAGCGGACGTATTCCGTAACCGATGACGGGATCAACTTCCAGGTCATCGTGCGGGCATACGACGATGGCGTTGCCTTCCGCTACAAGGTGCCGAACCAGACGGGGCTCAGCGAACTGAAGATTAAGGACGAGGTCACCCAGTTCCAATTGGAGGGTAACCCCACGGCGTGGTGGACCGGCCAGAACTTCAACTCCGACGAGGGCGAGTGGAAGTCCACGAGCTACGCCGAGATGGGCAGCGCGAACGCGCCCGCGACATTCAAGTTCGCCGATGGTGACAACTTCCTGTCGATTCACGAAGCAGACCTCGATAACTACTCCGCGATGACGCTGAAGAAGGAAGATGGCCACCTGCGCGTGGAACTCGTCCCTTCCCTGACTCGCACCGAGGCCGTCATTCGCGACACCGCGGCGATGGCCGACGCGACGCCATGGCGGTCGCTGACGATTGCGTCGTCGGCAGCCGGCCTAGCCAATTCGCACCTGCTCGAGAACCTGAACCCGGCCCCGGACGAGGACCTCTATGCGGATGCCGAGTCCTGGGTCAAGGGTGCCACCTACGTTGGCGTTTGGTGGGAGCTGCAACAAGACCAGGCATCCTGGGAAGAGGGGAGCAAGCACGGCGCAACGACGGCCCGCGTCAAGCAATACATCGACCTGGCCGCCGCCAACGGAATCCAAGGCGTGCTTGCCGAAGGCTGGAACAAGGGATGGAATTCCAAGGAGTGGAAGCAACAGACCTATTACGTGACGGCCGATGACTTCGACGTCGACGAAGTGACGGCCTACGCCGCATCCAAGGGCGTGCAGTTCATTGCGCACGCCGAAACGGGGGGTAACCCCTGGCGCTTCGAACAGCAGATTAAGGGCGAGCTGGGACCGGAAAAGGAAGTCGGCAGCGACACGATTCTGCCGGGTCAAAACGGCAAGCCGCTGTTCGAGCAGTACAAGGAGTGGGGAATCCACTACGTGAAGACCGGCTACGTGGGCGACACCCCCAACATCCCCTCGAAACAGGACGCGCTTTCCGACGATTTCGATCCCAACAACTACACCGCGGCCCACAACCGATACGACCAAGATATGGTCAACCACTACCGGTATGTTCTCAAGGAGGCAGCGAAGTACCAGGTCAACATTAACTGCCACGAGTGCGTGCACGGCACCGGCGAGACACGGACTTTCCCCAACGCGGTGGCCCGCGAGGCCGTGCGCGGGCAGGAATATGACGCCTTCACAGGCACAGGGAACAGCCCCGAACACACGCTGATTCTGCCGTTCACGCGGGGGTTGACCGCACCCATGGACTACACCCCTGGCGTCATGGACGTCTTGAACAACAAGCGCGACAGCTCCTGGCGTGTACACACCACCGCCGCGAAGCAGCTGGCCATGACCGTGAACTATCACTCGGGTGTCACGATGGCTGCAGACATTCTGGAGAATTTCAAGGTCAATAAGGGAATCACCTGGTACAACGGGTTTCCATCGCAGTGGGACGAATCGCGGGTGCTGCAGGCGGAAATTGGCGATTACATGATCACTGCGCGCCGCAACGGCACCGGTTGGTGGGTCGGGGCGATGAACGGCGAAAGCCCCAGGAACTTGACCTATTCGCTTGACTTCCTCGGGAGCGGGGAATTCGTTGCGGACGTGTTCGAGGACCCGGCGTCAACGACCTACACCGAGAACCCGTCCGCGCTTTCGATCAAGTCATACCGCGTCACGAGCGCCACGCAACTGGTCGCCTCGCTCCCGAAGTCCGGCGGGCAGGCTGCGCGCATCCGCCCGGCCACGGCCGCGGACGCGACGCTGCCGCAGTACGTGTCGCCTCTCGCGCAGGTCACGTCCATTGCTGCCCCGTCCAGCATCGCCGCCGGTGACATTGTCAATGTCAGCGCGGTGGTGACGAACCCGGGGACGGGCGTTGCTTCGTACGAGGCCGTGTTGAAGGTCAACGGAAAAGAAGCCGCCTCCAAGACCGTGCGTGTTGCGGGTGGCGACAGCGAAACCGTTACCTTCCAGCAGCGTATTCTCGCGGCCGGAACGGTCCAATTCGCGATCGGCGACAAGTCGGTCAGCGTGGTTGCGGGCAGTGCCGTGGCCGCACCGACCGGACTTCGCCTGGTCTCGGTCGGCACCAGCAAGCTGACGTTCGAATGGGATGGCGTCGACGGCGCCAGCTACGAAATCTATCGGCGATCGGATCAGGGAACGTATCCCACGACGCCCATGGCAACCGTTGCCGCGGGAACCACCTCCTTTACGGACATCATCAGGTCGAACGGAAACACCTACGTGATCAGGGCGGTTAAGGACGGGGTGCGTTCGGCCGCCTCCGCCGAGCTGAGCCAGCACGGTGCGGTCGTCGCGTCGTTTACCGATCCTGCCGGTGATGACAACGGTCCGGGCACCTACACCTATCCGACGAACGGAACGTTTGTCGCGGGTGCGTACGACATCACGGGAGTCACCATCGCTGATACGGGGAATGCCTACACCTTCGTGACCAAGATTCGCGGCGAAGTGACGAACCCGTGGGGCGGCGATGCGATCACGCTGCAGAACATTCACTTCTACCTCGGAGAAGGGGACGCAGAGCCCACGACTCCGGCTCTCGCCGGGACCAATCTCTACACGACGAACACCTGGCAGAAGGTCATTGTCGTTGACGGTCGCGGCGCGGCGGGAATCTACGGCACCGACGGAAACAAGACGGCGGACGTGTCCTTGGGCGCGAGCGCCACCGATCACACGATCAGCGTCACCGTGGCGAAGTCCGACCTGCCCGCGGGCTACGACGCGGCAACGGGCAAGATCGCGGTCGCCATGTTCTCTGACGCCGATTGGGGAGAAGGGATCAACCGGATTCGACCCGTGTACGACATGACTTTGGCCTGCAACAGTGGGTGGATCCCCGAGTGGCGTCCGGGCGGCGGTGCTGGCTGCATGGACGATTCGCTTCCGGCGAAGGACACCGACACGTCCGACGGCAACGCGTTCGACATTCTGGTTCCGGCCGGCCAAACCCAGGCGGCGGCACTGGCGTGGACAGGCGATGCGACCCCGACGCTCCCGTTCGTGGAGCCTGCTGCCCCCGAACAGCCCACTGTGGCCGGCTTGCTGGCAAATGGCACAGCGTCCAGTGCGAAGCCTGGAGCAACGGTCGATTCCGTTCTCGGTGTGTCGGCGCTTGCGGCTTCGGGTGCGCCGATCGAGGGCACCGCGGTCACTTTCACGATCGAAGGCCCCGGGTCATTCGCGGGGGGCGCGAAGATTGTCGTGGTGGAGACGAATAGCGCCGGGTATGCCGCAGTTCCCGAAATCACCGCGGGGACAACCGCGGGGACGATTGTCGTGACTGCGACGGTTGGCGATTCGACGGCCGTTGTGTCGTCCATCACCATTGAGGATGAACCCGCCACCGAACCTGTCGTAACCGTGGCCGCGCCCGTCTTCTCAAGCTCCGTGCAGACATACGGCTCCATATCTGCCACAGTGACGGCAACGGTGCAGGGCGCTGCAGCGGGCGTCGTGACGTTCACCGCAGGCGGGACCAAGCTGGGCACGGCGACCGTTCAGGCGAATGGGTCTGGTGGCAAGGCCACCTTGACGCTCCCGAAGAAGCTCGCGGCGGGCACATACACCAACGTGATCGCAACCCTGGTTGACTCTCGTGGCGAGGTCGCTGTTTCCAAGGCCGGGCTGCCAATCACGATCCTGAAGGCCAAGGCCAAGAAGGTGACCGTCAAGGCGAAGCGGTACAAGAAGGGCAAGAAGGTCAAGGTGACCGTCAAGGTCTCGAAGGTACCCGCCGGAGTGGGCGCCGTTGGCAAGGTCCGCCTCTACGTTGGCAAGAAGGCCGTGAAGACCGCGCGCCTGAAGAATGGCAAGGTCACGGTCAAGCTGGCCAAGAAGTATTCGTCGAAGAAGAAACTCAAGCTCAGGGCTAAGTTCATTGCGGCGGATGCGAAGAACGTGGCATCGTCGAAGTCAGCGCGAGTCACAGTGAAGCGAAAGTAGACCGTCGCTGCACGAGCGGGGTGGGAGTCACCGGTTGGTGGCTCCCACCCCGCTTGCGTTGGTCGAGTTGCCCGCTTGCGTTGGTCGAGTTGCCCGCTTGCGTTGGTCGAGTTGCCCGCTTGCGTTGGTCGAGTTGCCCGCTTGCGTTGGTCGAGTTGCCCGCTTGCGTTGGTCGAGTTGCCCGCTTGCGTTGGTCGAGTTGCCCGCTTGCGTTGGTCGAGTTGCCCGCTTGCGTTGGTCGAGTTGCCCGCTTGCGTTGGTCGAGTTGCCCGCGGAGCGGGCGTATCGAGACCATGCGCCCAGTCGAGTGGCGTGAGTTGCACGCTTGCCGGGGCTATCTTGTCTTGATCTCGATATGCGCCTTCGGCGCACTCGATCGGCGGGGGATGGCGCATTCGATCGGTGGGGGATGGCGCATTCGATCGGTGGGGGATGGCGCATTCGATCGGTGGGGGATGGCGCATTCGATCGGTGGGGGATGGCGCATTCGATCGGCGGCGTTGAGCCCGGCAACCACTAAGCAAGGATTGGTAGGGTTTTACCCGTGAATGATCAACGCGTGAAAGAGCCACAAACGGACCCTGCCGGCATTCGGGTGGCGGTGATCGGAGCGCGCGGTCGAATGGGATCGACTGTGTGCAAAGCGGTGGCGGATGCGCCCGACATGGCCCTCGTGGCGGAAATCGATCAGCACGATGACCTGGCGCGGACGCTCAGGGATTCTCGCGCCGACGTGGCGGTGGACTTTTCGGTGCCCTCCGCGACCGAGGCGAACGTGATGACAGCGATCGACGCGGGAGTCCATATCGTCGTCGGCGCAACCGGCTGGGACGACGATTCGTTGGGACGCGTGGCCGCTCGGCTTCGGGAGGCGGCGAATGGCGCCGGCGTTTTGGTCGCCCCAAACTTCTCGTTGAGCGCCGTGTTGACGATGACATTTGCCGCCAAGGCCGCGCGATACTTCGAATCGGTCGAGATCATCGAACTCCACCACCCCGCCAAGGTCGACGCCCCGTCAGGAACGGCCAAGCACACGGCTGCGGCAATCGCGAGGGCGCGCCGTGATGCCGGACGAGGCCCATCACCCGACGCCACCGAGTCGGGCTTCGAGGCGCGCGGCGCCGTGGTCGATGGCGTCCACGTCCACGCGGTTCGCCTGCGCGGGCTGGTCGCCCACGAGGAGGTCCTGCTCGGCAACCCCGGCGAGCAGTTGGTGATTCGCCAGGACTCTTTTGAGAGGACCTCGTTCATGCCAGGAGTGCTGCTGGGGATCAGGCAGATAGCCTCCCGGCCAGGCCTGACGGTGGGGCTGGAACACTTCTTGGATTTGGCCTGATGCGCAAGTTGAAGGCGATTTTGCCCGCCGCATTCGTGACGGCGCTGCTGGCAATCTACCTGTGGGCGGTTCAGGCGCGCGCCATGACTCTCATCCAGACCGGCAACTGGGCGGGGATAGGCATCGGCGTCGCGGCGCTGGCGTTGCCCGTCATCATCGTCGTCTTCGTCGTGCGGGAGATCGTTTTGGCCATCGAAGTGCAACGGATGGCCGATCAACTTGCCGCCGCCGGCGAATTGCCGACCGACGACCTGCCGCGGTCCCCCGGCGGGCGTATCGATCGTGATGCTGCCGATGCGGCCTTCATCGCGGTGCGCGAACAGGTCGAGCGGGACCCGGACAACTGGAAATGCTGGTACCACCTGGCTTTTGCCTACGAGGCGGCCGGGGACAAGACGCGAGCACGTCAGACACTACGAAAGGCAGCCGGTATGTGGCGGGTCGCCAGGCGCGCCAGCGGCCGTTCGGGCGAAAAGTAGGGCATGCGCCCCCCGCGCAACACCGCACCGCTAGGGCCAACGGTGCGCCCGGAGGGCGGGGCTCGTCCCGGCTCTTAGTGCTTTGTCTGGGACATCTTGTCGATCAGCGCAAGCGCCAGCGCCGAGACAACAAACGTCAGGTGGATCAGGGTCTGCCACAGCATCGTTTCCGGCGAAATCCGGCCGCTATCGGATTCGATGAACGTTCGCAGCAGGTGAATGGACGAGATTCCCACGATGCTCATCGCCAGCTTCGTCTTGAGGACGTTCGCATTCACGTGGCTGAGCCATTCCGGCTGGTCGGGGTGGTCCGCCAGGTTGATGCGCGAGACAAACGTCTCGTATCCGCCGATGATCACCATGATCAACAGATTTGAGATCATCACCACGTCCACCAGGCCCAATACCAGGAGCATGGTCGAAGATTCGTTGAGGGCCTCGCCGTGCCCGAAGGCGCCTTCGACCAGGTGCCACAGTTCCTTGAGGAACTGCCATACGTAGACGGCTTGGGCAACGATGAGGCCAAAGTAGAGGGGCGCTTGGAGCCAGCGAGAGGCAAAAATGGCCATGCCGATCGTCGATCGTTGGCGTGGTGTGGGCGAGGCCTGTGGCGTTGTGGTCGTTGTCGTTTCGGGCATCAGAACTCCTAGCGTCGTCAAAGGGATCGACACATGGTACCGGTCAAAAGACGGACATTCCTGAACGTATCCGGCGACGAAAGCGCGCCAGTGGTGCCGCTCACCGCCGCGACTTCGTCCCATGCCGATAGAATTGGCGGGTGCATGCTGAATCGAACACACCGGTACCCACGCCGTACGAGGACCTGCTTCGTTTAGTCCTCGAAACCGGGACGCCAAAGGCCGATAGGACGGGGGTCGGAACTCGTTCGATCTTCGGACACCAGATGCGATTCGACCTGCAAAAGGGATTTCCGCTGGTCACTACCAAGCGGGTCTTTGTTCGCGGCGTCGTCGGCGAACTGCTGTGGTTCTTGCGGGGCGATTCCAATGTGACCTGGCTGCAGGACCACGGTATTCACATTTGGGACGAGTGGGCGGATAAGGACGGCGAACTAGGCCCGGTCTACGGCGTGCAGTGGCGCAGCTGGCCGACGCCCGATGGTGGGCACATCGACCAGATTCAGGCAGTTGTGGACCAATTGCGATCCGATCCCAATTCGCGCCGAATCCTCGTCTCCGCCTGGAACGTGGGAGAGCTAGACCGCATGGCGCTGCAACCATGCCACGCCTTTTTCCAGTTCTACGTCGCGAACGGGAAGCTCAGCTGTCAGCTGTATCAACGCAGCGCCGACCTGTTCTTGGGGGTCCCGTTCAACATAGCTTCGTACGCATTGTTGACGCACATGGTCGCGCAGCAGGTGGGGTTGGAGGTGGACGAGTTCATCTGGACCGGGGGAGACTGCCACATATACGACAACCACACCGACCAGGTCTTAGAGCAGCTTGACCGCGAACCCTATCCGCTACCGCAACTCAAGCTTCGCCGGGCCGCAAGCCTGTTCGACTACGATTTCGACGACGTCGTAATCGAGGGATACCGGCACCACCCGGCGATCAGCGCGCCGGTTGCCGTATGAATCCGGCCACCGGGCCGCGGATCGGACTAATCTGGGCGCAGGCGCGTGATCGTGTCATCGGTTCACAAGGGAAAATGCCCTGGCATATTCCGGAGGACTTGGCATATTTCCGCACGGTGACCACGGGCAGTCCCGTCATCATGGGACGCCGCACGTGGGAGTCGTTGCCGCCGCGGTTTCGCCCGTTGCCGGGTCGCGACAACATCGTCGTTTCGTCGACTATTCGCGCTTTGCCCGGCGCCCGCGTGGTCGGTTCGCTGGCGGACGCGTACAAGGTCGCGCAAGCGGTCACATCTGCCACCGGTCGGCGCAGCGGCGCGGGTGCGGGCAGCGGCGGGCAGCGCGGGGCCGCCGAGGAGCATTGCGCTAAAGACGCCACGGTCTGGGTCGTCGGTGGCGGGCAGCTGTACGCGGCATCGATCCGCGACGCCGCGGTTATTCACGTGACCGAAATCGACGCCACGATCGTGGGCGACACCCGTGCCCCGCAGATTCCGGCGCACTGGGTCCCAAGCAGCGTCGGCAGGTGGCAGGAATCTGCATCCGGGCAGCGGTTTCGGCACGTCGTGTACGAGCCTGCCGATTCCGTCGATCGGTTAGCGGTACCGTAGGATCATGCGTGTGATTGCTGACTCCACCCCGCCCTTTGGTCAACTGTTGACCGCGATGGTTACCCCGTTCACCGACAAGGGTGTGGTTGACGTCGAGGCGGCAGTGTCACTCGCGAAACACCTGGTCGATCAGGGGAACGACGGTTTGGTGCTGCACGGCACGACCGGTGAAGCGCCAACCACGCACTCGCCCGAGAAGTCCGAAGTCATAAGCGCGGTCGTCGAGGCCGTGGGCGAACGCGCCGTCGTTATCGCGGGCGCCGGATCGAACGATACCGTGCACGCGGTGCGCATGGCCGAACAGGCCGCGGCCGCCGGGGCGCACGGTCTGCTGGTGGTCACCCCCTACTACTCGCGGCCCTCGCAGGCTGGCGCGGCTGCCCACTTCAAGGCGGTTGCGGGCGCCAGCGACCTACCGGTCATGCTCTACGACATCCCTGGCCGCGCCGGCCTGCGTATTGCGCCGCAGACGTATGACGATGTCGCGCAGTTGGACAATGTCGTTGCGGTAAAGGACGCGACCGGGG
This is a stretch of genomic DNA from Rarobacter incanus. It encodes these proteins:
- a CDS encoding glycoside hydrolase family 97 catalytic domain-containing protein; amino-acid sequence: MQGRRDSRVVRSGASRGLFAIAAAACVAVTPLLAVGAGVAYADPAPVTVPGEATTSPDGKTALGVTVDDDGNLYYEVVARGEKLVKKSQLGLDLSDVGVLGDNSEVTAVSDPTTTDETWESYAGTDKEVRNYYTERTYSVTDDGINFQVIVRAYDDGVAFRYKVPNQTGLSELKIKDEVTQFQLEGNPTAWWTGQNFNSDEGEWKSTSYAEMGSANAPATFKFADGDNFLSIHEADLDNYSAMTLKKEDGHLRVELVPSLTRTEAVIRDTAAMADATPWRSLTIASSAAGLANSHLLENLNPAPDEDLYADAESWVKGATYVGVWWELQQDQASWEEGSKHGATTARVKQYIDLAAANGIQGVLAEGWNKGWNSKEWKQQTYYVTADDFDVDEVTAYAASKGVQFIAHAETGGNPWRFEQQIKGELGPEKEVGSDTILPGQNGKPLFEQYKEWGIHYVKTGYVGDTPNIPSKQDALSDDFDPNNYTAAHNRYDQDMVNHYRYVLKEAAKYQVNINCHECVHGTGETRTFPNAVAREAVRGQEYDAFTGTGNSPEHTLILPFTRGLTAPMDYTPGVMDVLNNKRDSSWRVHTTAAKQLAMTVNYHSGVTMAADILENFKVNKGITWYNGFPSQWDESRVLQAEIGDYMITARRNGTGWWVGAMNGESPRNLTYSLDFLGSGEFVADVFEDPASTTYTENPSALSIKSYRVTSATQLVASLPKSGGQAARIRPATAADATLPQYVSPLAQVTSIAAPSSIAAGDIVNVSAVVTNPGTGVASYEAVLKVNGKEAASKTVRVAGGDSETVTFQQRILAAGTVQFAIGDKSVSVVAGSAVAAPTGLRLVSVGTSKLTFEWDGVDGASYEIYRRSDQGTYPTTPMATVAAGTTSFTDIIRSNGNTYVIRAVKDGVRSAASAELSQHGAVVASFTDPAGDDNGPGTYTYPTNGTFVAGAYDITGVTIADTGNAYTFVTKIRGEVTNPWGGDAITLQNIHFYLGEGDAEPTTPALAGTNLYTTNTWQKVIVVDGRGAAGIYGTDGNKTADVSLGASATDHTISVTVAKSDLPAGYDAATGKIAVAMFSDADWGEGINRIRPVYDMTLACNSGWIPEWRPGGGAGCMDDSLPAKDTDTSDGNAFDILVPAGQTQAAALAWTGDATPTLPFVEPAAPEQPTVAGLLANGTASSAKPGATVDSVLGVSALAASGAPIEGTAVTFTIEGPGSFAGGAKIVVVETNSAGYAAVPEITAGTTAGTIVVTATVGDSTAVVSSITIEDEPATEPVVTVAAPVFSSSVQTYGSISATVTATVQGAAAGVVTFTAGGTKLGTATVQANGSGGKATLTLPKKLAAGTYTNVIATLVDSRGEVAVSKAGLPITILKAKAKKVTVKAKRYKKGKKVKVTVKVSKVPAGVGAVGKVRLYVGKKAVKTARLKNGKVTVKLAKKYSSKKKLKLRAKFIAADAKNVASSKSARVTVKRK
- the dapB gene encoding 4-hydroxy-tetrahydrodipicolinate reductase, with the protein product MKEPQTDPAGIRVAVIGARGRMGSTVCKAVADAPDMALVAEIDQHDDLARTLRDSRADVAVDFSVPSATEANVMTAIDAGVHIVVGATGWDDDSLGRVAARLREAANGAGVLVAPNFSLSAVLTMTFAAKAARYFESVEIIELHHPAKVDAPSGTAKHTAAAIARARRDAGRGPSPDATESGFEARGAVVDGVHVHAVRLRGLVAHEEVLLGNPGEQLVIRQDSFERTSFMPGVLLGIRQIASRPGLTVGLEHFLDLA
- a CDS encoding tetratricopeptide repeat protein, encoding MRKLKAILPAAFVTALLAIYLWAVQARAMTLIQTGNWAGIGIGVAALALPVIIVVFVVREIVLAIEVQRMADQLAAAGELPTDDLPRSPGGRIDRDAADAAFIAVREQVERDPDNWKCWYHLAFAYEAAGDKTRARQTLRKAAGMWRVARRASGRSGEK
- a CDS encoding TIGR00645 family protein; amino-acid sequence: MPETTTTTTPQASPTPRQRSTIGMAIFASRWLQAPLYFGLIVAQAVYVWQFLKELWHLVEGAFGHGEALNESSTMLLVLGLVDVVMISNLLIMVIIGGYETFVSRINLADHPDQPEWLSHVNANVLKTKLAMSIVGISSIHLLRTFIESDSGRISPETMLWQTLIHLTFVVSALALALIDKMSQTKH
- a CDS encoding thymidylate synthase, with product MHAESNTPVPTPYEDLLRLVLETGTPKADRTGVGTRSIFGHQMRFDLQKGFPLVTTKRVFVRGVVGELLWFLRGDSNVTWLQDHGIHIWDEWADKDGELGPVYGVQWRSWPTPDGGHIDQIQAVVDQLRSDPNSRRILVSAWNVGELDRMALQPCHAFFQFYVANGKLSCQLYQRSADLFLGVPFNIASYALLTHMVAQQVGLEVDEFIWTGGDCHIYDNHTDQVLEQLDREPYPLPQLKLRRAASLFDYDFDDVVIEGYRHHPAISAPVAV
- a CDS encoding dihydrofolate reductase codes for the protein MNPATGPRIGLIWAQARDRVIGSQGKMPWHIPEDLAYFRTVTTGSPVIMGRRTWESLPPRFRPLPGRDNIVVSSTIRALPGARVVGSLADAYKVAQAVTSATGRRSGAGAGSGGQRGAAEEHCAKDATVWVVGGGQLYAASIRDAAVIHVTEIDATIVGDTRAPQIPAHWVPSSVGRWQESASGQRFRHVVYEPADSVDRLAVP
- the dapA gene encoding 4-hydroxy-tetrahydrodipicolinate synthase, with amino-acid sequence MRVIADSTPPFGQLLTAMVTPFTDKGVVDVEAAVSLAKHLVDQGNDGLVLHGTTGEAPTTHSPEKSEVISAVVEAVGERAVVIAGAGSNDTVHAVRMAEQAAAAGAHGLLVVTPYYSRPSQAGAAAHFKAVAGASDLPVMLYDIPGRAGLRIAPQTYDDVAQLDNVVAVKDATGDVYTAALNQARTGLALYSGDDGLYLPFLSVGAVGLVSVVSHIATPSFVKIRQAWERGDHTAAIAEFHAVTPLIEAIMGGGIGAVMAKEALHIMGLLPSAALRLPQVGAEPQQRKELETTLRAFGLTS